In Acropora palmata chromosome 7, jaAcrPala1.3, whole genome shotgun sequence, one genomic interval encodes:
- the LOC141885687 gene encoding uncharacterized protein LOC141885687 isoform X1, whose protein sequence is MYYYNRLYFVEQVNYLYESQARTCRSYEGLRMVTNASENPRKTDRFILPAGERAKDDSEALRYYALYNRDDEIHRSTGSIYGPDSPPKVKLHPMHVRSSSDTSEINLLVRNNCTDGLTNEPRSPTGETFSALIRKFEQKIQNENHVHTPGQKPWYYDNENQDFVDSFRSKSGGNSAAGSPLIERRTPALRRKNSFRNNTYFARVFKGSGDAKAGEEEYADEPSRKYFAHYDCNSMMVDFEELALQYAQQGDGLKRKNKRSGASAASTKITAATIADKMQRRGSDSSASTNEEDTDYGDNKSNSLVLNCPYFRNELGGQDEQDPQIGLTRGNVALQNSHDPSCPKEPRLDNLRRRSTLDILLTAYDSARVGNLSSGTGVTILDNSKPESGVLYLGEGLYSENGCMFEHVDHGSYYYKNFFIGQEHLNYLGIDERFGPIALSLKREKLDDNTSLLKPGESEGNQYQYRIIVRTSELTTLRGSVLEEAIPSTSRHGAARALPAKDILGHVCPELQLSALKMAQPGVKVPEQLMKLDEQGMTNQYKVGVLYCREGQSTEEEMYNNQISGPAFEEFLDLLGSRVSLKGFEGYRAQLDNRNDSTGEHSVYTQFHGREIMFHVSTLLPWTPNNRQQLLRKRHIGNDIVTIVFQEPGALPFTPKNIRSHFQHVFIVIRVFNPCSDNTYYRVAVSRSKDVPPFGPNIPVGAKFGKQRAFADFLLTKVINAENAAHKSDKFSAMATRTRHEYLKDLAINYVTNTTLETGAKGKGILRSTKKKEKVRPPISPEKVSLGALVWNVQVEDYRNSSMIDCKMGISADTLVLVHSSSKEVIFSIPAKSVIGWTSLSQSIKVFYGSGDCLVLNIPISDSDDIPEIVRRLEEISIGCQTQTITLRRNMMGQLGFHVQFEGLIADVEPSGFAWMAGLRQGSRLVEINGMIVATLSHEQMIDFLRKPGSVSAVIVPPFQNGKPRKGIHPVIGSSWSVNRASVTTISSFGSSSSVAEEPDSREQSALSFVDGVRKQTPKVFPKNSITGQDSPWIMRTNNGTIVDIRATYSGSRPSDPPESPRTSSTSSATGSSQTLHETPRQPVTTYGASYTVTSVTPNGERHHGHSDAYGAQKWDGFAPGDPEPRSSKPVGVTLKASTASGTLYAIASGPPSPQTPHPPDYAIFGSTAQRHRGPDEDDQGVGNTRFDGARQDTRFYGDGYGVVRVNVDSLPSTSEKRNSQQDIATVSAEGTKETVPFKETSLGAVITTVNTYKQKQSYEDITEASMSETVDQIEKAFGFRTPDMVGNGTGSLERNGSLRRPPGERSPRGSMQDIHLTPRRAQSGESLNRNRSSEDEDSPGNILKRLTKETNEQDRLMHRKSEGDLPHNLFKAKSTTPTAATTTTTVVEASPHSVEVKTEMKRKSEYEARLAARNLLIERLGNRQTTEGGPIEGIKIYHAKSRSTPADGRKVSGEKNSRQRQSSQDDSAKVNPQGIEYDGAISAQHAKRIEKQHSGNVRTPDYNRTSTKPVVRSERRIRLTSSSLQGADGSQTVPRQSKSSKRRNVSGARGTGAGNSDSSDEELRMRSGDRVDIVPTTTGKLQVSPERNKKASSLPREWERAGSPHGSTTRESRESRNHRSRSHLRNARITKIKMSANEEPIDSIVDQTARLLSAAKAIKFDKGSSPVVADDVMNSLTRTSELLQHQSTTAREEREMERRDKDRSLSRIKAPGRGRSHGPHKFYIPVVPRRHSFDERIFAAPSAKGNSGESLLTRESIGKEAELEMKLAIVSNALMKEGEEKHRLDSEFRKLQKENKRLQEDLRTASHQLRKFTEWFFSTMEQNKTC, encoded by the exons ATGTATTACTACAATAGACTTTATTTTGTGGAACAAGTGAATTATTTGTATGAAAGCCAGGCGAGAACTTGCCGATCGTACGAAGGTTTACGAATGGTTACGAACGCTTCCGAAAATCCGAGGAAAACTGACAGATTCATTTTACCAGCGGGTGAAAG gGCTAAGGACGATTCGGAGGCTTTGCGCTATTATGCTCTGTATAACAGGGATGATGAGATACACCGAAGCACTGGCTCCATATATGGACCTGACAGTCCCCCAAAAGTAAAGCTGCACCCAATGCATGTTCGAAGTAGTAGTGATacaagtgaaataaatttgttgGTAAGGAATAATTGCACCGATGGGTTGACAAATGAGCCACGCTCTCCAACAGGAGAAACTTTTTCTGCTTTGATCAGAAAATTTGAGCAGAAGATCCAGAATGAAAACCATGTGCACACTCCTGGGCAGAAGCCATGGTattatgataatgaaaatCAAGATTTTGTGGATAGTTTCAGAAGCAAATCTGGTGGCAATTCAGCCGCAGGAAGCCCACTTATTGAAAGAAGGACACCAGCGTTAAGGCGTAAAAACTCATTTAGAAACAACACATATTTTGCCAGAGTATTCAAAGGTTCTGGAGATGCGAAGGCTGGAGAGGAAGAGTATGCGGATGAGCCTTCAAGGAAATACTTTGCGCATTATGACTGTAACAGTATGATGGTTGATTTTGAGGAGCTTGCGTTACAATATGCACAGCAAGGTGATGGACTTAAGCGGAAGAACAAACGATCAGGAGCGTCAGCGGCATCAACCAAAATCACTGCAGCAACAATTGCTGACAAGATGCAAAGGCGTGGCTCAGATTCTAGTGCTAGTACTAATGAGGAAGATACAGACTATGGTGATAACAAAAGCAATTCCCTTGTACTAAATTGCCCTTATTTTCGCAATGAACTTGGTGGTCAAGATGAACAAGATCCTCAAATTGGGTTGACAAGAGGAAATGTTGCGTTGCAAAATTCACATGATCCTTCTTGTCCTAAAGAACCTAGATTGGACAACCTTAGACGAAGGTCAACTCTTGATATTTTATTAACTGCTTATGATTCTGCTCGAGTGGGAAATTTAAGTAGCGGAACAGGAGTTACAATTCTTGACAATTCAAAACCTGAAAGTGGTGTCTTGTATCTTGGAGAGGGATTGTACAGTGAAAATGGTTGTATGTTTGAGCATGTAGACCATGGAtcttattattacaaaaactTTTTCATTGGGCAAG aaCATTTGAACTATCTTGGAATTGATGAACGATTTGGCCCCATTGCATTGTCATTGAAGCGTGAAAAACTTGATGATAATACATCACTTTTGAAACCTGGGGAGTCAGAGGGAAACCAGTACCAGTATCGCATAATTGTGAGAACTAGTGAG CTTACCACACTAAGAGGAAGCGTGTTAGAGGAGGCGATACCATCCACGTCACGGCACGGAGCTGCCCGAGCTCTCCCTGCCAAAGATATACTGGGACATGTTTGTCCAGAACTTCAACTTTCAGCTCTTAAGATGGCACAACCAGGTGTCAAG GTTCCTGAGCAACTGATGAAGCTGGATGAACAAGGA ATGACCAATCAATACAAAGTAGGGGTATTGTACTGTAGGGAAGGGCAGAGTACTGAGGAAGAAATGTATAATAATC AAATTTCTGGCCCAGCTTTTGAGGAATTTCTTGATTTACTTGGATCCCGTGTAAGCTTGAAAGGTTTTGAAGGTTACAGAGCTCAGCTTGACAACCGCA atGACTCCACAGGAGAGCACTCAGTGTATACACAATTCCATGGGCGTGAAATCATGTTTCATGTATCCACGCTTTTACCGTGGACGCCAAATAACCGCCAACAG CTTTTGCGAAAGAGGCACATTGGAAATGATATTGTcacaatcgtttttcaagaACCTGGTGCACTTCCTTTCACTCCAAAGAACATTAGATCTCACTTTCAGCATGTGTTCATTGTGATCAGAGTGTTCAATCCCTGCTCAGATAACACCTACTACAG GGTTGCTGTAAGCCGTTCAAAAGATGTGCCACCCTTTGGACCAAATATCCCTGTGGGCGCAAAGTTTGGGAAACAAAGAGCTTTTGCAGATTTTCTCCTGACAAAAG TTATAAATGCTGAAAATGCAGCCCATAAATCAGACAAATTCAGTGCCATGGCGACAAGGACAAGACATGAATACCTTAAAGATCTGGCCATAAACTATGTTACCAACACCACACTGGAGACAGGAGCAAAGGGAAAAG GAATTTTGaggtcaacaaaaaagaaggagAAGGTGCGTCCACCTATCAGCCCTGAGAAAGTTTCACTAGGAGCATTGGTGTGGAATGTGCAG GTTGAAGATTATAGGAATTCTTCAATGATTGACTGTAAAATGGGAATCTCTGCTGATACTCTTGTACTAGTGCATTCGTCCAGTAAG GAGGTCATATTCAGCATTCCAGCTAAATCAGTCATAGGCTGGACATCATTGTCACAAAG CATCAAAGTGTTTTATGGCAGCGGTGATTGTTTGGTCCTGAATATTCCAATATCTGATTCAGATGACATACCAGAAATTGTCAGAAGACTGGAAGAAATTTCCATTGGCTGCCAG ACCCAAACGATAACACTGAGGCGCAACATGATGGGGCAGCTGGGATTTCATGTCCAGTTTGAGGGCCTCATCGCGGATGTGGAACCATCTGGGTTTGCTTGGATGGCTGGTCTACGACAAGGATCTCGGCTTGTTGAG atcaATGGAATGATAGTAGCGACATTGAGCCATGAGCAAATGATTGACTTTTTACGCAAACCAGGATCAGTATCAGCAGTCATTGTGCCGCCTTTTCAGAATGGCAAACCAAGGAA GGGTATCCATCCTGTCATTGGTTCGTCTTGGAGTGTCAACCGCGCCTCCGTGACTACAATATCTTCGTTTGGCAGTTCGTCTTCAGTGGCCGAGGAACCTGACTCACGTGAACAGTCAGCACTCTCGTTCGTTGATGGCGTGCGTAAGCAAACTCCTAAAGTCTTTCCAAAAAACAGTATTACAGGGCAAGACAGTCCATGGATAATGCGTACAAATAACGGGACTATTGTGGATATCAG AGCTACGTACTCAGGCTCCCGGCCTTCAGATCCTCCCGAGTCGCCTAGAACTAGCTCCACTTCCTCGGCTACTGGAAGCTCGCAAACTCTTCACGAGACACCACGCCAGCCAGTTACTACGTATGGAGCTTCATATACTGTAACAAGTGTCACCCCTAATGGCGAAAGACACCATGGTCATTCAGATGCATATGGGGCACAAAAATGGGATGGCTTTGCGCCAGGTGATCCAGAACCACGGTCCTCTAAGCCCGTGGGTGTGACACTTAAGGCCTCCACGGCGTCTGGCACCTTATATGCGATCGCAAGTGGACCACCTTCTCCTCAGACTCCACATCCACCTGACTATGCAATTTTTGGTAGCACAGCGCAGAGACATCGAGGACCTGATGAAGATGATCAGGGAGTTGGGAACACAAGGTTTGATGGAGCTCGGCAGGACACCAGATTCTACGGGGATGGTTACGGCGTTGTTCGCGTAAATGTTGACTCGTTACCGTCTACGTCTGAGAAAAGAAACTCCCAGCAAGACATAGCTACAGTGTCTGCTGAAGGGACAAAGGAAACTGTACCCTTCAAAGAGACAAGTCTCGGTGCCGTGATAACAACTGTGAACACCTATAAACAGAAACAAAGCTACGAAGATATCACGGAAGCATCCATGTCAGAGACTGTTGACCAGATTGAGAAGGCTTTTGGTTTCAGAACGCCAGACATGGTGGGAAATGGCACAGGCAGTTTGGAGAGGAATGGGAGCTTACGACGCCCACCTGGCGAACGGAGTCCCCGGGGTTCAATGCAAGACATTCATTTGACACCTCGGAGGGCGCAGTCTGGGGAATCCCTGAACCGTAACCGAAGCAGTGAGGATGAAGATTCTCCTGGGAACATACTAAAACGCTTGacgaaagaaacaaatgaGCAGGACCGTCTTATGCACCGAAAGAGCGAAGGCGATCTACCTCATAACTTATTTAAGGCTAAATCAACAACACCcacagcagcaacaacaacaacaacagtggTGGAAGCATCACCTCATTCTGTTGAGGTCAAGACGGAGATGAAGCGTAAATCCGAGTATGAAGCTCGTCTAGCTGCGAGAAACCTTCTCATAGAGCGACTAGGAAACCGACAGACCACAGAAGGGGGTCCGATTGAAGGGATTAAAATTTATCACGCCAAAAGCCGAAGCACGCCTGCTGATGGGAGAAAAGTAAGTGGAGAAAAGAATTCTCGACAACGCCAAAGTTCCCAGGACGACAGCGCAAAAGTGAATCCCCAAGGAATTGAATATGATGGGGCAATATCAGCTCAACACGCGAAGCGAATTGAAAAGCAGCATTCTGGTAATGTTCGGACGCCCGACTACAACCGAACGTCTACGAAACCGGTGGTGCGCTCTGAGCGAAGAATCCGTTTGACCAGTTCTTCTCTTCAAGGGGCAGATGGATCACAAACGGTTCCCCGACAGTCAAAGTCGAGCAAACGACGCAATGTTTCGGGCGCCCGTGGAACTGGTGCGGGCAACTCAGATTCGTCGGATGAAGAACTGAGGATGAGAAGCGGCGATAGAGTCGATATTGTGCCGACAACGACCGGAAAGCTGCAGGTTTCACCGGAGAGAAATAAGAAGGCTTCGAGCCTCCCGCGCGAATGGGAAAGGGCAGGATCACCCCATGGGAGTACAACACGCGAGTCTCGAGAATCGCGTAATCATCGTTCACGTTCTCATTTGAGAAATGCGCGCATCACGAAGATTAAGATGAGTGCCAATGAAGAGCCCATCGATTCCATTGTAGATCAAACCGCTCGATTGCTAAGCGCCGCTAAAGCTATCAAGTTCGATAAAGGCTCGTCTCCGGTCGTTGCTGACGATGTTATGAACTCGTTAACACGCACATCCGAGCTTTTGCAACACCAATCAACGACTGCTAGGGAGGAGAGGGAGATGGAGAGAAGAGACAAGGACAGGTCACTCAGCAGAATCAAGGCGCCAG GTCGTGGGCGCTCTCATGGACCACACAAGTTTTACATTCCTGTTGTTCCTAGAAGACACAGCTTTGATGAACGAATCTTCGCTGCTCCG AGTGCTAAAGGGAATTCCGGTGAAAG TCTGCTGACAAGAGAAAGTATCGGAAAAGAAGCTGAGCTGGAAATGAAACTAGCTATTGTGTCAAACGCCTTGATGAAG GAAGGTGAGGAAAAGCACCGCCTGGATTCAGAGTTTCGAAAActtcagaaagaaaacaagagacTGCAGGAAGATCTTCGCACAGCTTCCCACCAACTTCGGAAGTTCACCGAGTGGTTTTTCTCGACAatggaacaaaacaaaacatgttga
- the LOC141885687 gene encoding uncharacterized protein LOC141885687 isoform X2, with translation MLKMRAKDDSEALRYYALYNRDDEIHRSTGSIYGPDSPPKVKLHPMHVRSSSDTSEINLLVRNNCTDGLTNEPRSPTGETFSALIRKFEQKIQNENHVHTPGQKPWYYDNENQDFVDSFRSKSGGNSAAGSPLIERRTPALRRKNSFRNNTYFARVFKGSGDAKAGEEEYADEPSRKYFAHYDCNSMMVDFEELALQYAQQGDGLKRKNKRSGASAASTKITAATIADKMQRRGSDSSASTNEEDTDYGDNKSNSLVLNCPYFRNELGGQDEQDPQIGLTRGNVALQNSHDPSCPKEPRLDNLRRRSTLDILLTAYDSARVGNLSSGTGVTILDNSKPESGVLYLGEGLYSENGCMFEHVDHGSYYYKNFFIGQEHLNYLGIDERFGPIALSLKREKLDDNTSLLKPGESEGNQYQYRIIVRTSELTTLRGSVLEEAIPSTSRHGAARALPAKDILGHVCPELQLSALKMAQPGVKVPEQLMKLDEQGMTNQYKVGVLYCREGQSTEEEMYNNQISGPAFEEFLDLLGSRVSLKGFEGYRAQLDNRNDSTGEHSVYTQFHGREIMFHVSTLLPWTPNNRQQLLRKRHIGNDIVTIVFQEPGALPFTPKNIRSHFQHVFIVIRVFNPCSDNTYYRVAVSRSKDVPPFGPNIPVGAKFGKQRAFADFLLTKVINAENAAHKSDKFSAMATRTRHEYLKDLAINYVTNTTLETGAKGKGILRSTKKKEKVRPPISPEKVSLGALVWNVQVEDYRNSSMIDCKMGISADTLVLVHSSSKEVIFSIPAKSVIGWTSLSQSIKVFYGSGDCLVLNIPISDSDDIPEIVRRLEEISIGCQTQTITLRRNMMGQLGFHVQFEGLIADVEPSGFAWMAGLRQGSRLVEINGMIVATLSHEQMIDFLRKPGSVSAVIVPPFQNGKPRKGIHPVIGSSWSVNRASVTTISSFGSSSSVAEEPDSREQSALSFVDGVRKQTPKVFPKNSITGQDSPWIMRTNNGTIVDIRATYSGSRPSDPPESPRTSSTSSATGSSQTLHETPRQPVTTYGASYTVTSVTPNGERHHGHSDAYGAQKWDGFAPGDPEPRSSKPVGVTLKASTASGTLYAIASGPPSPQTPHPPDYAIFGSTAQRHRGPDEDDQGVGNTRFDGARQDTRFYGDGYGVVRVNVDSLPSTSEKRNSQQDIATVSAEGTKETVPFKETSLGAVITTVNTYKQKQSYEDITEASMSETVDQIEKAFGFRTPDMVGNGTGSLERNGSLRRPPGERSPRGSMQDIHLTPRRAQSGESLNRNRSSEDEDSPGNILKRLTKETNEQDRLMHRKSEGDLPHNLFKAKSTTPTAATTTTTVVEASPHSVEVKTEMKRKSEYEARLAARNLLIERLGNRQTTEGGPIEGIKIYHAKSRSTPADGRKVSGEKNSRQRQSSQDDSAKVNPQGIEYDGAISAQHAKRIEKQHSGNVRTPDYNRTSTKPVVRSERRIRLTSSSLQGADGSQTVPRQSKSSKRRNVSGARGTGAGNSDSSDEELRMRSGDRVDIVPTTTGKLQVSPERNKKASSLPREWERAGSPHGSTTRESRESRNHRSRSHLRNARITKIKMSANEEPIDSIVDQTARLLSAAKAIKFDKGSSPVVADDVMNSLTRTSELLQHQSTTAREEREMERRDKDRSLSRIKAPGRGRSHGPHKFYIPVVPRRHSFDERIFAAPSAKGNSGESLLTRESIGKEAELEMKLAIVSNALMKEGEEKHRLDSEFRKLQKENKRLQEDLRTASHQLRKFTEWFFSTMEQNKTC, from the exons ATGCTTAAAATGAG gGCTAAGGACGATTCGGAGGCTTTGCGCTATTATGCTCTGTATAACAGGGATGATGAGATACACCGAAGCACTGGCTCCATATATGGACCTGACAGTCCCCCAAAAGTAAAGCTGCACCCAATGCATGTTCGAAGTAGTAGTGATacaagtgaaataaatttgttgGTAAGGAATAATTGCACCGATGGGTTGACAAATGAGCCACGCTCTCCAACAGGAGAAACTTTTTCTGCTTTGATCAGAAAATTTGAGCAGAAGATCCAGAATGAAAACCATGTGCACACTCCTGGGCAGAAGCCATGGTattatgataatgaaaatCAAGATTTTGTGGATAGTTTCAGAAGCAAATCTGGTGGCAATTCAGCCGCAGGAAGCCCACTTATTGAAAGAAGGACACCAGCGTTAAGGCGTAAAAACTCATTTAGAAACAACACATATTTTGCCAGAGTATTCAAAGGTTCTGGAGATGCGAAGGCTGGAGAGGAAGAGTATGCGGATGAGCCTTCAAGGAAATACTTTGCGCATTATGACTGTAACAGTATGATGGTTGATTTTGAGGAGCTTGCGTTACAATATGCACAGCAAGGTGATGGACTTAAGCGGAAGAACAAACGATCAGGAGCGTCAGCGGCATCAACCAAAATCACTGCAGCAACAATTGCTGACAAGATGCAAAGGCGTGGCTCAGATTCTAGTGCTAGTACTAATGAGGAAGATACAGACTATGGTGATAACAAAAGCAATTCCCTTGTACTAAATTGCCCTTATTTTCGCAATGAACTTGGTGGTCAAGATGAACAAGATCCTCAAATTGGGTTGACAAGAGGAAATGTTGCGTTGCAAAATTCACATGATCCTTCTTGTCCTAAAGAACCTAGATTGGACAACCTTAGACGAAGGTCAACTCTTGATATTTTATTAACTGCTTATGATTCTGCTCGAGTGGGAAATTTAAGTAGCGGAACAGGAGTTACAATTCTTGACAATTCAAAACCTGAAAGTGGTGTCTTGTATCTTGGAGAGGGATTGTACAGTGAAAATGGTTGTATGTTTGAGCATGTAGACCATGGAtcttattattacaaaaactTTTTCATTGGGCAAG aaCATTTGAACTATCTTGGAATTGATGAACGATTTGGCCCCATTGCATTGTCATTGAAGCGTGAAAAACTTGATGATAATACATCACTTTTGAAACCTGGGGAGTCAGAGGGAAACCAGTACCAGTATCGCATAATTGTGAGAACTAGTGAG CTTACCACACTAAGAGGAAGCGTGTTAGAGGAGGCGATACCATCCACGTCACGGCACGGAGCTGCCCGAGCTCTCCCTGCCAAAGATATACTGGGACATGTTTGTCCAGAACTTCAACTTTCAGCTCTTAAGATGGCACAACCAGGTGTCAAG GTTCCTGAGCAACTGATGAAGCTGGATGAACAAGGA ATGACCAATCAATACAAAGTAGGGGTATTGTACTGTAGGGAAGGGCAGAGTACTGAGGAAGAAATGTATAATAATC AAATTTCTGGCCCAGCTTTTGAGGAATTTCTTGATTTACTTGGATCCCGTGTAAGCTTGAAAGGTTTTGAAGGTTACAGAGCTCAGCTTGACAACCGCA atGACTCCACAGGAGAGCACTCAGTGTATACACAATTCCATGGGCGTGAAATCATGTTTCATGTATCCACGCTTTTACCGTGGACGCCAAATAACCGCCAACAG CTTTTGCGAAAGAGGCACATTGGAAATGATATTGTcacaatcgtttttcaagaACCTGGTGCACTTCCTTTCACTCCAAAGAACATTAGATCTCACTTTCAGCATGTGTTCATTGTGATCAGAGTGTTCAATCCCTGCTCAGATAACACCTACTACAG GGTTGCTGTAAGCCGTTCAAAAGATGTGCCACCCTTTGGACCAAATATCCCTGTGGGCGCAAAGTTTGGGAAACAAAGAGCTTTTGCAGATTTTCTCCTGACAAAAG TTATAAATGCTGAAAATGCAGCCCATAAATCAGACAAATTCAGTGCCATGGCGACAAGGACAAGACATGAATACCTTAAAGATCTGGCCATAAACTATGTTACCAACACCACACTGGAGACAGGAGCAAAGGGAAAAG GAATTTTGaggtcaacaaaaaagaaggagAAGGTGCGTCCACCTATCAGCCCTGAGAAAGTTTCACTAGGAGCATTGGTGTGGAATGTGCAG GTTGAAGATTATAGGAATTCTTCAATGATTGACTGTAAAATGGGAATCTCTGCTGATACTCTTGTACTAGTGCATTCGTCCAGTAAG GAGGTCATATTCAGCATTCCAGCTAAATCAGTCATAGGCTGGACATCATTGTCACAAAG CATCAAAGTGTTTTATGGCAGCGGTGATTGTTTGGTCCTGAATATTCCAATATCTGATTCAGATGACATACCAGAAATTGTCAGAAGACTGGAAGAAATTTCCATTGGCTGCCAG ACCCAAACGATAACACTGAGGCGCAACATGATGGGGCAGCTGGGATTTCATGTCCAGTTTGAGGGCCTCATCGCGGATGTGGAACCATCTGGGTTTGCTTGGATGGCTGGTCTACGACAAGGATCTCGGCTTGTTGAG atcaATGGAATGATAGTAGCGACATTGAGCCATGAGCAAATGATTGACTTTTTACGCAAACCAGGATCAGTATCAGCAGTCATTGTGCCGCCTTTTCAGAATGGCAAACCAAGGAA GGGTATCCATCCTGTCATTGGTTCGTCTTGGAGTGTCAACCGCGCCTCCGTGACTACAATATCTTCGTTTGGCAGTTCGTCTTCAGTGGCCGAGGAACCTGACTCACGTGAACAGTCAGCACTCTCGTTCGTTGATGGCGTGCGTAAGCAAACTCCTAAAGTCTTTCCAAAAAACAGTATTACAGGGCAAGACAGTCCATGGATAATGCGTACAAATAACGGGACTATTGTGGATATCAG AGCTACGTACTCAGGCTCCCGGCCTTCAGATCCTCCCGAGTCGCCTAGAACTAGCTCCACTTCCTCGGCTACTGGAAGCTCGCAAACTCTTCACGAGACACCACGCCAGCCAGTTACTACGTATGGAGCTTCATATACTGTAACAAGTGTCACCCCTAATGGCGAAAGACACCATGGTCATTCAGATGCATATGGGGCACAAAAATGGGATGGCTTTGCGCCAGGTGATCCAGAACCACGGTCCTCTAAGCCCGTGGGTGTGACACTTAAGGCCTCCACGGCGTCTGGCACCTTATATGCGATCGCAAGTGGACCACCTTCTCCTCAGACTCCACATCCACCTGACTATGCAATTTTTGGTAGCACAGCGCAGAGACATCGAGGACCTGATGAAGATGATCAGGGAGTTGGGAACACAAGGTTTGATGGAGCTCGGCAGGACACCAGATTCTACGGGGATGGTTACGGCGTTGTTCGCGTAAATGTTGACTCGTTACCGTCTACGTCTGAGAAAAGAAACTCCCAGCAAGACATAGCTACAGTGTCTGCTGAAGGGACAAAGGAAACTGTACCCTTCAAAGAGACAAGTCTCGGTGCCGTGATAACAACTGTGAACACCTATAAACAGAAACAAAGCTACGAAGATATCACGGAAGCATCCATGTCAGAGACTGTTGACCAGATTGAGAAGGCTTTTGGTTTCAGAACGCCAGACATGGTGGGAAATGGCACAGGCAGTTTGGAGAGGAATGGGAGCTTACGACGCCCACCTGGCGAACGGAGTCCCCGGGGTTCAATGCAAGACATTCATTTGACACCTCGGAGGGCGCAGTCTGGGGAATCCCTGAACCGTAACCGAAGCAGTGAGGATGAAGATTCTCCTGGGAACATACTAAAACGCTTGacgaaagaaacaaatgaGCAGGACCGTCTTATGCACCGAAAGAGCGAAGGCGATCTACCTCATAACTTATTTAAGGCTAAATCAACAACACCcacagcagcaacaacaacaacaacagtggTGGAAGCATCACCTCATTCTGTTGAGGTCAAGACGGAGATGAAGCGTAAATCCGAGTATGAAGCTCGTCTAGCTGCGAGAAACCTTCTCATAGAGCGACTAGGAAACCGACAGACCACAGAAGGGGGTCCGATTGAAGGGATTAAAATTTATCACGCCAAAAGCCGAAGCACGCCTGCTGATGGGAGAAAAGTAAGTGGAGAAAAGAATTCTCGACAACGCCAAAGTTCCCAGGACGACAGCGCAAAAGTGAATCCCCAAGGAATTGAATATGATGGGGCAATATCAGCTCAACACGCGAAGCGAATTGAAAAGCAGCATTCTGGTAATGTTCGGACGCCCGACTACAACCGAACGTCTACGAAACCGGTGGTGCGCTCTGAGCGAAGAATCCGTTTGACCAGTTCTTCTCTTCAAGGGGCAGATGGATCACAAACGGTTCCCCGACAGTCAAAGTCGAGCAAACGACGCAATGTTTCGGGCGCCCGTGGAACTGGTGCGGGCAACTCAGATTCGTCGGATGAAGAACTGAGGATGAGAAGCGGCGATAGAGTCGATATTGTGCCGACAACGACCGGAAAGCTGCAGGTTTCACCGGAGAGAAATAAGAAGGCTTCGAGCCTCCCGCGCGAATGGGAAAGGGCAGGATCACCCCATGGGAGTACAACACGCGAGTCTCGAGAATCGCGTAATCATCGTTCACGTTCTCATTTGAGAAATGCGCGCATCACGAAGATTAAGATGAGTGCCAATGAAGAGCCCATCGATTCCATTGTAGATCAAACCGCTCGATTGCTAAGCGCCGCTAAAGCTATCAAGTTCGATAAAGGCTCGTCTCCGGTCGTTGCTGACGATGTTATGAACTCGTTAACACGCACATCCGAGCTTTTGCAACACCAATCAACGACTGCTAGGGAGGAGAGGGAGATGGAGAGAAGAGACAAGGACAGGTCACTCAGCAGAATCAAGGCGCCAG GTCGTGGGCGCTCTCATGGACCACACAAGTTTTACATTCCTGTTGTTCCTAGAAGACACAGCTTTGATGAACGAATCTTCGCTGCTCCG AGTGCTAAAGGGAATTCCGGTGAAAG TCTGCTGACAAGAGAAAGTATCGGAAAAGAAGCTGAGCTGGAAATGAAACTAGCTATTGTGTCAAACGCCTTGATGAAG GAAGGTGAGGAAAAGCACCGCCTGGATTCAGAGTTTCGAAAActtcagaaagaaaacaagagacTGCAGGAAGATCTTCGCACAGCTTCCCACCAACTTCGGAAGTTCACCGAGTGGTTTTTCTCGACAatggaacaaaacaaaacatgttga